The following is a genomic window from Thioclava electrotropha.
GCGCTGCATGGCGACGAGCGCGCCGCGGATCGCAATGTCAGCGCCGAGATGCTGATCGAGAAGGCGCAGGCCATCCTTGCCCCCTATACGCTGGAGGTTAAGGAGGTCGCGTGGTGGTCGGCCTATGAGATCGGCCAGCGTGTGTGCGACGGGTTCGACGACAGCGACAGGGGCGGGAACGGCGCGTCCGAGCCGCGTATCTTCATCGCGGGTGACGCCTGCCACACCCATAGCCCGAAGGCGGGGCAGGGGATGAACGTCTCGATGGCCGACACGTTCAACCTCGGCTGGAAAGTGGCCGCCGTGCTGCGCGGACAGGCGCGGCCCGAGCTTCTGCAGAGCTATTCGGAGGAGCGGCAGGCCAAGGCGCAGGAATTGATCGATTTCGACCGCGACATGGCGCGGCTGTTCAGCGCGAAGCCGCAGACCAAGGAGGAAGAGGCGCAGTTTCAGGCCTATTTCCAGAAGCACGGGCGCTATACCGCCGGGGTCGAGACGCAATACGCGCCGGGGCTTCTGATCGGCGACGCGGCGCATCAGGCGCTGGCCGCCGGGCAGATCGTGGGCAAGCGCTTCCACTCCGCGCCGGTGGTGCGTTTGGCGGATGCGAAGCCGGTTCAGCTGGGACATGCGTTCAAGGCGGATGGGCGCTGGCGGCTTCTGGCGTTTGCGCCGACGGAAGACACCGGCGAGGCGGGCGGGGCGATCGCGCAGCTATGCGACCGGCTCGATGGGCCGGAGGAGCTGCTTCATCGCTTCACGCCGGAGGGCACGGATATCGACAGCGTCATCGACCTGCGCGCGGTCTTCCAGACGCCCCATCGCGAGATGCGCATCGAGGCACTGCCCGCGCTCCTGCGTCCCAAGAAGGGGCGCTACGGGCTGGTCGATTACGAGAAGGCCTTCTGTCCCGCCGTCACCGGCCCGGACATATTCGATCTGCGCGGCATCAACCGGGCGCAGGGCGCCTTGCTGGTGCTGCGGCCCGATCAATATGTTGCGCAGGTCTTGCCGCTCGATGCGGTGGATGCGGTCGCGGATTTCTTCGACCGCATCCTGATCCCGCAATCGGCAGGCTGAGGGCGCGTCAGTCGCGGTTCACCTGCACGACGCCGGTCATGTTCTCTGCGCCATGACCGGCCTCGCTGGCCCGCGCGAAGAGGCGTTTCGCGGCCTCGGTCATCGGCATCCGTGCGTCCCCGCCCTCGGCGATGGCATAGCGGAAGTCCTTCGAGATCAGATCGACCGGGAATTGCGGCGTGAAATCCGAGCGCTCCATCGTGCCGGTGATATAGGGCGCGTTCTGCGTCCAGATCGGGGTGGAGGACAGCGCCTCCAGCGCGAGATCGATATCCATGCCGCCGCGCTCCAGCATCGGAATGATCTCGGCCCAAGCGGCGACCTGAACGCCCAGCATCGCATTCGTCGCAAGCTTCATCCGCGCGCCCATGCCCCAGGTGCCGACATGGTGCTGCGCCTTGGCGAGCGGGTCCAGCACGTCATGCACACGGCCTGCGGTCTCGGCCTCACCGCCGAGGAAATAGACCAGCACACCGTTCTCGGCTTGCGGCAGGGTGCCCGAGACCGGCGCTTCGAGAAAGCGTCGCTGCTGCGCGGTGGCATAGCTGGCGAGCTCTGCCGCCCCCTCGGGCGTGATGGTCGAGCTTTCGATCGCAATGGCCTCTTCGGGCAGCCCGGCGAAGGCACCGGTCTCGGGGTCGCACCAGACCTCGCGCGAGACCTCGGTGTCGCGCAGCATCGAGATCGTGAACTCGGCCTGTGCTGCGGCGTCGCGCGGGGTGTCGGCCTGCGTGGCCCCGGCCTCGACGAGCGGCGCGCAGCGCTCCGGCGTCCGGTTCCAGACGATCAGATCGTGGCCCGCATCCATAAGGGTCCGCGCCATCCGCGAGCCCATCGCGCCCATGCCTAGAAATGCGATCTTTGCCATGCTCTGCTCCTGTTTGTGAGGGTGTTGCTGGCCGAATGCGAGGTGCCTTCGCGAAGTTCCGGGCGTGGTGCGCACATCCCGGTGACCGGGCCGATTTCAGACGCGGCCGCGTTCGTTTGCGAGAAAACGTGAGGGGATATTGAACGCGCATCCCGCGGCCTTTGTTCCTTGACGATAACGTGCGGTAGCGGGCGGTTGCTGGCCCCGACTGCGGCCCTACCGTCAACCTACGCCACCCCGAATGCGTGAAAGCGTCACGATTATGACGAAGGCAGCCACGACCCGACCGCTCCATCCGCGCGATTGCGCGGGGATTGAGGGTCACTGCGCATGGCTGTTGCTTACGCTCCGTTTTTAGCCCCGGGAGGAGGATGCCATGAGCCTCGACCGCAGACATTTCCTGATCGCCCTGGCAGGCACCGTGCCACTTGCAAGTTTGACACCCGGTTTCGCCCGCGCCGCCGATAGCGCCGCGCCCAGCGATGCCTTTCTTTCCGTGAGCCGCGCGATCTGCGGCAATGACAGCCTCTCGAAGGAAACCGCCGCGCGGATCGAGAAGCTTCTGGCCGGCGCCGATGCAGGCTTTGCCGGCAAGCTGGACGGCCTCGCAAAAGCGTTCGACGGCAAGGACCGCGCCGCCGCGATCGACGGGCTGAGCGACGACCAGACCACCTTCGCGCTGAACATCGCGAAGCCGTGGTATCTCGGGTTCACCGGCTCCCCCTCCGCGCGCATCCTGAAAGACGATGCTGAATTCGCGACCTTCCTCGAGGCGCAGGCCCTGACGAAGGTGAGCGACATCGTACCCCTGCAGACTTACCCCTCCGGCGGGGCAGGCTGGTGGGAAGCGGTGCCCGAAGGTGTCGATGCCTCGGACCTTCCCGAGGAGGCCACGAGCTGGGAGTACCAGCCGAAATCCAGCTACGAGCTGCAAGTTCCCGATCCGGCATGGCTGGCCTATGCCAAGGGCGAGGCCGACAGCGTCGACGCCGCCCGCAAAGCGCAAGGCGCGGACAGCGGAGACGGCTCCCGAGGTGCCAGTGGCTCGCCGAACCCCGCATCCAATTCCGACTCCCAGCAGGAGGCACAGTAATGGCTGATTTCGATGCAGACGTGATTGTGGTCGGGTCGGGCTCGCTCGGCGGTCTGGCCGCGCAGCAGATCGCACAGGCGGGCCATTCGGTGATCGTGCTGGAGGCAGGCCCCGACATCCCCGATTGGAAAGTCACCGAGAACTGGCGCAACTCGCCGCGCAAGAACAACTTCAACGATCCCTTCGGCGATGTGCCCTATGCGCCCAACAGCTTCACGCCGGGCTATGTCGATCCGCATCTGACCGGCGGGCTGGATGTGTTTCCCGGCACGCTGCGGGTGTTGGGCGGTACGTCGCGGCACTGGACGGCGGCGACGTGGCGGCTCTTGCCCGAGGACATGGCAATGCACTCGACCTATGGCATCGCCGAGGACTGGCCGATCAGCTACGACGATCTGGAGCCCTTCTACACGCAGGCCGAATACGAGATCGGCGTGAACGGCCAGAAAGGCTTCGACGAGAGCGGTCTGGGCAAGGGCGAGACCTATCCGCCGCGCTCGAAACCCTATCCGCTGCCGCCCGAGGCGAAACCCTATGCGACCCAGAGGTTGCAGCAGCAGGTGGCGTCGATGGGGTTCCGCGTCGATATCGCGCCCTCGTCACGGCTGTCGCAACCCTACGATAACCGGCCCGCCTGTATCGGCAACAATATC
Proteins encoded in this region:
- a CDS encoding FAD-dependent monooxygenase, with protein sequence MQFHLNGFTTGDPAIAPRHPQAGETLDTVDVLIVGCGPAGLTLAAQLAAFPEISVRITERKPGPLEVGQADGIACRSVEMFEAFGFAEKVMKEGYWVNEVAFWRPGAQGEGLQRADRIQDVADDLSEMPHVILNQARVHDFYLEKMQNGARRLTPDYDRALTTLTRTDDPDYPLVATFDCLDAPGETETIRARYVVGCDGARSTVRKSIGHELHGESARQLWGVMDVLPVTDFPDIRLKAAIQSATEGSILIIPREGGYLVRLYIELDALHGDERAADRNVSAEMLIEKAQAILAPYTLEVKEVAWWSAYEIGQRVCDGFDDSDRGGNGASEPRIFIAGDACHTHSPKAGQGMNVSMADTFNLGWKVAAVLRGQARPELLQSYSEERQAKAQELIDFDRDMARLFSAKPQTKEEEAQFQAYFQKHGRYTAGVETQYAPGLLIGDAAHQALAAGQIVGKRFHSAPVVRLADAKPVQLGHAFKADGRWRLLAFAPTEDTGEAGGAIAQLCDRLDGPEELLHRFTPEGTDIDSVIDLRAVFQTPHREMRIEALPALLRPKKGRYGLVDYEKAFCPAVTGPDIFDLRGINRAQGALLVLRPDQYVAQVLPLDAVDAVADFFDRILIPQSAG
- a CDS encoding NAD(P)-dependent oxidoreductase, with amino-acid sequence MAKIAFLGMGAMGSRMARTLMDAGHDLIVWNRTPERCAPLVEAGATQADTPRDAAAQAEFTISMLRDTEVSREVWCDPETGAFAGLPEEAIAIESSTITPEGAAELASYATAQQRRFLEAPVSGTLPQAENGVLVYFLGGEAETAGRVHDVLDPLAKAQHHVGTWGMGARMKLATNAMLGVQVAAWAEIIPMLERGGMDIDLALEALSSTPIWTQNAPYITGTMERSDFTPQFPVDLISKDFRYAIAEGGDARMPMTEAAKRLFARASEAGHGAENMTGVVQVNRD
- a CDS encoding sugar dehydrogenase complex small subunit; translated protein: MSLDRRHFLIALAGTVPLASLTPGFARAADSAAPSDAFLSVSRAICGNDSLSKETAARIEKLLAGADAGFAGKLDGLAKAFDGKDRAAAIDGLSDDQTTFALNIAKPWYLGFTGSPSARILKDDAEFATFLEAQALTKVSDIVPLQTYPSGGAGWWEAVPEGVDASDLPEEATSWEYQPKSSYELQVPDPAWLAYAKGEADSVDAARKAQGADSGDGSRGASGSPNPASNSDSQQEAQ